From one Catenuloplanes nepalensis genomic stretch:
- the mycP gene encoding type VII secretion-associated serine protease mycosin encodes MSRRWRPGATVARLAATVLVGAATALPAAPALGAPLPAALGAPLPAALGAPVPAVVPLAVTGDEVRDEQWSLAELGMAEAWQRSTGTGVTVAVIDSGVDDTHVDLTGRVLSGFDLVSTGGDGTDDPVGHGTTVASLIAGAPDEAGIVGMAPDARILPIRVLDKQNRYEDAQVVAKAVHLAVDNGAKVINLSLGGLGSSPALATAIDYAFVKDVVVIACTGNASASAPSDVWYPAREPGVIAVTGLEENGRSLWSGSITGRETVLSAPATDLIGARPGGYWRVQGTSFAAPMVAATAALIRARWPEMSAATVVNRLITTATDLGPTGRDDRYGFGMVDPVAALADNLPEVSHNVLDNEQPPGDVGFGSAPGTGDDSRTESGDAAALPGQGVEGRPGGAAQPAAAAEPPPPTTAQRDRGLLGGLIGGSAALIAIALLYYVTLHRLPTLRRTTGRDS; translated from the coding sequence TTGAGCAGGCGTTGGAGACCGGGGGCCACCGTGGCCCGCCTGGCCGCCACCGTGCTCGTCGGCGCCGCCACCGCGCTGCCGGCCGCGCCGGCGCTCGGCGCACCCCTCCCCGCGGCGCTCGGCGCACCCCTCCCCGCGGCGCTCGGCGCGCCCGTCCCCGCGGTGGTTCCGCTCGCGGTGACCGGTGACGAGGTGCGCGACGAGCAGTGGTCGCTGGCCGAGCTCGGCATGGCCGAGGCATGGCAGCGCTCGACCGGCACCGGCGTCACGGTCGCGGTGATCGACTCGGGCGTGGACGACACGCACGTCGACCTGACCGGCCGGGTGCTGTCCGGGTTCGACCTGGTGAGCACGGGTGGTGACGGCACCGACGACCCGGTCGGGCACGGCACCACGGTCGCCTCGCTGATCGCCGGTGCGCCGGACGAGGCCGGAATCGTGGGAATGGCGCCGGATGCCCGGATCCTCCCGATCCGCGTGCTGGACAAGCAGAATCGGTACGAGGACGCGCAGGTCGTGGCGAAGGCGGTGCACCTGGCCGTGGACAACGGCGCAAAGGTGATCAACCTGTCGCTCGGCGGCCTGGGCAGCAGCCCCGCACTCGCCACCGCGATCGACTACGCGTTCGTCAAGGACGTGGTGGTGATCGCCTGCACCGGGAACGCCAGCGCGTCCGCGCCGTCCGACGTGTGGTACCCCGCTCGCGAGCCCGGCGTGATCGCGGTCACCGGGCTGGAGGAGAACGGCCGTAGCCTCTGGTCCGGCTCCATCACCGGCCGCGAGACCGTGCTCTCCGCCCCCGCCACCGACCTGATCGGCGCGCGTCCCGGCGGCTACTGGCGCGTGCAGGGCACCAGCTTCGCCGCCCCGATGGTGGCCGCGACCGCCGCGCTGATCCGCGCCCGCTGGCCCGAGATGTCCGCCGCCACCGTGGTCAACCGCCTGATCACCACCGCCACCGACCTCGGCCCGACCGGCCGCGACGACCGCTACGGCTTCGGCATGGTGGACCCCGTCGCCGCGCTCGCCGACAACCTGCCCGAGGTCAGCCACAACGTCCTCGACAACGAGCAGCCCCCGGGCGACGTCGGCTTCGGCTCCGCGCCGGGCACCGGCGACGACTCCCGCACCGAGTCCGGCGACGCGGCCGCGTTGCCCGGCCAGGGCGTCGAGGGCCGCCCCGGCGGCGCGGCCCAGCCTGCCGCCGCCGCGGAGCCGCCACCGCCCACCACCGCGCAGCGCGACCGCGGCCTGCTCGGCGGCCTGATCGGCGGCTCAGCCGCCCTGATCGCGATCGCCCTCCTCTACT